A window from Mycolicibacterium tokaiense encodes these proteins:
- a CDS encoding site-2 protease family protein: protein MSLRPLGQSVRPSPVFLVIVALTVLGGVLAWLAAESVTVLAYAGVFVFVIAGWVLSLCLHEFGHAYTAWRYGDHDVAVRGYLTLNPLKYSSPLLSLGLPLLFIALGGIGLPGGAVYVQTAGMTPRQRTVVSLAGPLANLVLAVLLLTCARLFYDAAHGVFWAGVAFLGFLQVTALLLNLLPIPGLDGYGALEPHLSYDTQRALDRFKPWGFIILLLLLIAPQLNQWFFGGVYWLYELSGVPAYLSSVGGQLTRFWSAWL, encoded by the coding sequence GTGAGTCTTCGTCCCCTGGGGCAGTCGGTCCGGCCCAGCCCGGTGTTCCTCGTGATCGTCGCGTTGACGGTTCTCGGCGGGGTGCTGGCCTGGCTTGCCGCCGAATCGGTCACCGTGCTGGCCTACGCCGGGGTCTTCGTGTTCGTCATCGCAGGCTGGGTGTTGTCGCTGTGCCTGCACGAATTCGGGCACGCATACACCGCCTGGCGCTACGGCGACCACGACGTCGCAGTGCGCGGCTACCTGACCCTCAATCCGCTGAAGTACTCGAGCCCCCTGCTGTCGCTGGGCCTGCCGCTGCTGTTCATCGCGCTCGGCGGGATCGGCCTGCCGGGCGGGGCCGTCTACGTCCAGACCGCGGGGATGACCCCACGTCAGCGCACCGTGGTCAGCCTGGCCGGGCCGTTGGCCAACCTGGTGCTGGCGGTGCTGCTGCTGACCTGCGCCCGACTGTTCTACGACGCCGCACACGGGGTGTTCTGGGCCGGTGTGGCGTTCCTGGGCTTCCTGCAGGTGACGGCGTTGCTGCTCAACCTGTTACCGATCCCGGGGCTGGACGGCTACGGAGCACTGGAGCCGCACCTGAGCTACGACACCCAGCGTGCGCTGGACCGGTTCAAACCGTGGGGCTTCATCATCCTGCTGCTCCTGCTGATCGCTCCGCAGCTCAATCAGTGGTTCTTCGGCGGCGTCTACTGGCTCTACGAGTTGTCCGGGGTGCCGGCGTACCTGTCGTCCGTCGGTGGTCAGCTGACCCGGTTCTGGTCGGCCTGGCTGTAG
- a CDS encoding TetR/AcrR family transcriptional regulator, with the protein MIRQTTRRRSQEERSAETRTRLLDATIECLLRYGYAGTTTPRVAELAGVTRGAQVHHFGSKDDLMLAALQHLTAKRISAEVARFSLDFAGGGDLIDAILELLWDIHSAPIFIPIVELWVAGRTDSALGQEVAKFESVANTTLISVIAEFAPEGIHRSMADFVYTAMDALRGILISSFVDADPTRARRRWDRASANLRRIVDPEVAEWALAQSAN; encoded by the coding sequence GTGATCCGACAGACGACGCGGCGGCGCAGCCAGGAGGAGCGCAGCGCGGAGACGCGGACCCGTCTGCTCGACGCCACCATCGAATGCCTGCTGCGCTACGGCTACGCCGGCACCACCACGCCGCGGGTCGCCGAACTGGCCGGTGTCACCCGCGGGGCGCAGGTGCACCACTTCGGGTCGAAGGACGACCTGATGCTGGCCGCGCTGCAGCACCTGACGGCCAAGCGGATCTCGGCCGAGGTGGCCCGCTTCTCGCTGGACTTCGCCGGCGGCGGCGATCTGATCGACGCGATCCTGGAGCTGCTCTGGGACATTCACAGCGCGCCCATCTTCATCCCGATCGTGGAGCTGTGGGTGGCCGGCCGCACCGATTCCGCCCTGGGGCAGGAGGTGGCGAAGTTCGAGTCGGTGGCCAACACCACGCTGATCTCGGTCATCGCCGAGTTCGCGCCCGAGGGCATTCACCGGTCGATGGCCGACTTCGTCTACACCGCGATGGACGCGCTGCGTGGAATCCTGATCTCGAGCTTCGTCGACGCCGACCCCACCCGCGCCCGGCGGCGCTGGGACCGTGCCAGCGCGAACCTGCGGCGCATCGTGGACCCCGAGGTCGCCGAGTGGGCGCTGGCCCAGAGCGCCAACTGA